A genomic segment from Luteibacter aegosomatis encodes:
- a CDS encoding M20/M25/M40 family metallo-hydrolase has protein sequence MRHTFRLHALAACVAFAFSAHAAAKDTVIPAKAVAAATELRDRAMNDNTGYDFVAGLTTEVGPRLAGSPADKRGVEWTVAKFKAMGFDKVYTEKVSYPLWERHSEHAQVVAPYPQPLTLTALGYSAGTPKGGLTAEVVAFDDLAALKAADPATVKGKIVYVSTHMTQQKDGHDYGMGSATRTGGAVIAAKMGAAAYLLRSAGTDPHSRTPHTGVTGFRDPKEAIPAAALSLPDADQLERIVKQGKPVTLKLDLDVGFNGTYEGSNVIAEVTGRKHPDEVVAIGGHLDSWDLGTGAIDDGAGVAIAAAAAKLIKDMPQRPDRTIRVIAFANEEMGLWGGRAYAEAHAKDVSKFQLGTESDFGSGRVWRMSASVKPEARNAIAQIAKVLEPIGVAYDTTKPGGGGSDLSQMHAKGMAALSLTQDGTTYFDYHHNANDTLDKIDPKDLAQNVAVYAAFAYMAAQADGNFGSAPGAFAKDGAHD, from the coding sequence ATGCGCCACACCTTCCGCCTGCACGCGCTCGCCGCGTGCGTCGCGTTCGCTTTCTCCGCCCATGCCGCCGCCAAGGACACGGTCATTCCCGCGAAAGCCGTCGCCGCCGCGACCGAGCTGCGCGATAGGGCGATGAATGACAACACCGGCTACGACTTCGTCGCCGGGCTCACCACCGAAGTCGGTCCGCGCCTGGCGGGCAGCCCCGCCGACAAGCGCGGCGTGGAATGGACGGTGGCGAAGTTCAAGGCCATGGGTTTCGACAAGGTCTACACCGAGAAGGTGAGTTACCCGCTGTGGGAGCGCCACAGCGAACACGCGCAGGTCGTCGCGCCTTACCCGCAGCCGCTCACGCTGACCGCGCTGGGTTATTCCGCCGGTACGCCGAAGGGCGGGCTCACCGCCGAGGTGGTGGCCTTCGACGATCTCGCCGCGCTGAAGGCGGCCGATCCGGCGACGGTGAAGGGCAAGATCGTCTACGTCAGCACGCACATGACCCAGCAGAAAGACGGCCACGACTACGGCATGGGTTCGGCTACGCGCACCGGTGGCGCGGTGATCGCCGCGAAAATGGGCGCCGCCGCCTACCTGCTTCGTTCGGCCGGCACCGACCCGCACAGCCGCACGCCGCACACGGGCGTGACCGGCTTCCGGGATCCGAAGGAGGCGATTCCCGCCGCCGCGCTGTCGCTGCCGGATGCCGACCAGCTCGAGCGTATCGTGAAGCAGGGCAAGCCCGTCACGCTCAAGCTCGACCTCGATGTCGGCTTCAACGGCACGTATGAAGGTTCCAACGTGATCGCCGAGGTCACGGGCCGCAAGCACCCGGACGAAGTCGTCGCCATCGGCGGACACCTGGATTCGTGGGACCTGGGCACGGGCGCCATCGACGACGGCGCGGGCGTGGCCATCGCCGCGGCGGCCGCGAAGCTCATCAAGGACATGCCGCAGCGTCCGGATCGCACCATCCGCGTGATCGCCTTCGCGAACGAGGAAATGGGCCTGTGGGGCGGTCGCGCGTATGCCGAGGCGCATGCGAAAGACGTATCGAAGTTCCAGCTCGGTACGGAGTCGGACTTCGGTTCGGGACGCGTGTGGCGCATGAGCGCGTCGGTGAAGCCCGAGGCACGCAACGCCATCGCGCAGATCGCCAAGGTGCTCGAACCGATCGGCGTGGCTTACGACACCACGAAACCTGGCGGTGGCGGTTCGGATCTCTCGCAGATGCATGCCAAGGGCATGGCCGCGCTGTCGCTCACGCAGGACGGCACGACGTACTTCGACTACCACCACAACGCGAACGACACGCTGGACAAGATCGACCCGAAGGATCTCGCGCAGAACGTGGCGGTGTATGCGGCGTTCGCGTACATGGCGGCGCAGGCGGACGGGAATTTCGGCTCGGCGCCCGGGGCGTTCGCGAAGGATGGGGCGCACGACTGA
- a CDS encoding efflux RND transporter permease subunit — MNLPELCIRRPVMTTLLMAALVIFGIAAYPRLPVNELPNVDFPTINISASLPGASPETMASSVATPLEAQLSTIAGIDQMSSTSSLGSTTITVTFALDRSIDGAAQDVQSAISAAQRQLPQDMPTPPTYRKVNPADAPILFLTMQSSTLPLSTVDDYAETELAQRLSMVDGVAQVNVYGSQKYAVRIAVNPDRLAATGIGVDQMREAIAAANVNKATGSLNGSRQLLSIRSDGQLMRAADYNQVVVAYRNGAPVRLSDIAVPRDSVQDDQKASWFNGTRAITLAIQRQPGANTVETVDRIFDLLPGFKATLPPSVKLDVMYDRSVSIRDSVHDVQFTLILAGILVVAVIYLFLGNASATLIPAVALPISVLGTFGAMFALGYSLDNLSLLALTLAVGFVVDDAIVMLENIVRHIELGERPFDAAVKGSNEIGFTIFSMTLSLVAVFIPVMFMGGIVGRLFHEFAVVISVSILISGFVSITLTPMLCSRFVKAHDHGKRSFVVAWFDRGFAAMSNGYTSTLGWCMRRPLVVIGVFVLSLAATGVLFAITPKDFIPSGDSGQLRVTTEGPTDISFAAMSARQQALAKIAGDDPNIEGYMSTVGAGGPRTTINSGSILLRLKERSARGYTTPDEIIQELRRKFAQVPGIRTYIQNPPAIQVGGRQSKAQYQYTVQSTDLQALYDWSGKLVAAFQKLPGFQDVTTDLDLNSPSMIVRVNRDKLAPLGLTMDQVQTALGTAFGENQISTIYGAATQYWVILQVERRMQDDPAVLSKLYVTSDSGKLIPLSTVARFERKPQVLTVNHQGQLPAVTVSFNLAPGVSLSDAVASIDRATTEMKLPATLSGSVQGTAQAFQDSIKGMGFLLLLAVFVIYLVLGILYESFIHPLTILSGLPAAAVGALLTLVIFDASLDLFAFVGIVMLVGIVKKNAIMMIDFALERQRDEGVAPFDAIYEACRVRFRPIMMTTAAAFAGTLPIALGIGAGAETRRSLGLAVVGGLVVSQILTLYLTPVIYLYMNRLQERIAPKAVGGEPVAHH, encoded by the coding sequence ATGAACCTGCCGGAACTCTGCATCCGCCGGCCGGTGATGACCACGCTGCTGATGGCGGCGCTGGTGATCTTCGGCATCGCCGCGTACCCCAGGCTGCCCGTCAACGAACTGCCCAACGTCGACTTTCCCACGATCAACATCAGTGCGAGCCTCCCGGGTGCCTCGCCCGAGACCATGGCGTCGTCGGTGGCCACGCCGCTGGAAGCGCAGCTGTCGACCATCGCCGGCATCGACCAGATGAGTTCGACCAGTTCGCTGGGGTCCACCACCATCACCGTCACTTTCGCGCTGGACCGCAGCATCGACGGCGCCGCGCAGGACGTGCAGTCGGCCATCTCCGCCGCGCAGCGCCAGTTGCCGCAGGACATGCCCACGCCGCCCACCTACCGCAAGGTGAATCCGGCCGACGCGCCGATCCTGTTCCTTACCATGCAGTCGTCGACGCTGCCGTTGTCCACCGTGGACGACTACGCCGAAACCGAGCTCGCGCAACGCCTGTCGATGGTGGACGGCGTGGCGCAGGTGAACGTCTACGGTTCGCAGAAATACGCCGTGCGCATCGCCGTGAATCCCGACCGCCTCGCCGCGACGGGCATCGGTGTCGATCAGATGCGCGAGGCGATCGCCGCCGCCAACGTCAACAAGGCCACCGGTTCGCTCAACGGCAGCCGCCAGCTGCTGTCGATCCGTTCGGACGGCCAACTGATGCGCGCGGCCGATTACAACCAGGTGGTGGTCGCCTACCGCAACGGCGCACCGGTGCGCCTCTCCGACATCGCCGTGCCGCGCGACAGCGTGCAGGACGACCAGAAGGCCAGCTGGTTCAACGGCACGCGCGCGATCACGCTGGCGATCCAGCGCCAGCCCGGGGCGAACACGGTGGAAACGGTCGATCGCATCTTCGACCTGCTGCCGGGCTTCAAGGCCACGCTGCCGCCGTCGGTCAAGCTCGACGTGATGTACGACCGCTCGGTGTCCATCCGCGATTCCGTGCACGACGTGCAATTCACCCTGATCCTCGCCGGCATCCTCGTGGTGGCGGTGATCTATCTCTTCCTCGGCAATGCCTCGGCCACCCTGATTCCCGCGGTGGCGTTGCCGATCTCGGTGCTGGGTACCTTCGGCGCGATGTTCGCGCTGGGCTACAGCCTCGACAACCTGTCGCTGCTGGCGTTGACGCTGGCCGTGGGTTTCGTCGTGGACGACGCCATCGTGATGCTCGAGAACATCGTGCGTCACATCGAGCTGGGCGAACGGCCCTTCGACGCCGCGGTGAAGGGATCCAACGAGATCGGCTTCACCATCTTCTCGATGACGCTGTCGCTGGTGGCGGTGTTCATCCCCGTGATGTTCATGGGTGGCATCGTCGGTCGCCTGTTCCATGAGTTCGCCGTGGTCATCAGCGTGTCGATCCTGATCTCGGGTTTCGTATCGATCACGCTGACGCCGATGCTCTGCAGCCGTTTCGTCAAGGCGCACGACCACGGCAAGCGCAGCTTCGTCGTGGCCTGGTTCGACAGGGGTTTCGCCGCGATGAGCAACGGCTACACGAGCACGCTGGGCTGGTGCATGCGCCGGCCGCTCGTCGTCATCGGCGTGTTCGTGCTGAGCCTCGCGGCCACCGGCGTACTCTTCGCGATCACGCCGAAGGATTTCATCCCGTCGGGCGACAGCGGCCAGCTCCGCGTGACCACCGAAGGCCCCACGGACATCTCGTTCGCCGCGATGTCGGCACGCCAGCAGGCGCTGGCGAAGATCGCCGGCGACGATCCGAACATCGAGGGCTACATGTCGACCGTGGGCGCGGGCGGACCGCGCACCACGATCAACTCCGGCTCCATCCTGCTCCGCCTGAAAGAGCGAAGCGCGCGCGGTTACACCACGCCCGACGAGATCATCCAGGAGCTTCGGCGCAAGTTCGCGCAGGTGCCGGGCATCCGTACCTACATCCAGAATCCCCCGGCGATCCAGGTCGGCGGCCGCCAGTCGAAGGCGCAGTACCAGTACACGGTGCAGTCCACCGACCTGCAGGCACTGTACGACTGGTCGGGCAAGCTGGTCGCCGCGTTCCAGAAGCTGCCGGGTTTCCAGGACGTCACGACCGACCTGGATCTGAACAGCCCGTCGATGATCGTGCGAGTCAACCGCGACAAGCTGGCGCCGCTGGGCCTCACGATGGACCAGGTGCAGACGGCACTGGGCACGGCGTTCGGCGAGAACCAGATTTCCACCATCTACGGCGCGGCGACGCAGTATTGGGTGATCCTGCAGGTGGAACGTCGCATGCAGGACGATCCGGCGGTGCTGTCCAAGTTGTACGTCACGTCGGATAGCGGCAAGCTCATTCCGCTCAGCACCGTGGCCCGGTTCGAGCGCAAGCCGCAGGTGCTCACGGTCAACCATCAGGGGCAACTGCCCGCGGTGACGGTGTCGTTCAACCTCGCGCCGGGCGTGTCGCTGAGCGACGCGGTGGCGAGCATCGATCGCGCCACCACCGAGATGAAGCTACCCGCCACCTTGAGCGGCAGCGTGCAGGGCACGGCGCAGGCGTTCCAGGATTCGATCAAGGGCATGGGCTTCCTGCTGCTGCTCGCCGTGTTCGTGATCTACCTCGTGCTGGGCATCCTCTACGAGAGCTTCATCCATCCGCTCACCATCCTTTCCGGCCTGCCGGCGGCGGCGGTGGGCGCGTTGCTCACGCTGGTGATCTTCGACGCGTCGCTCGATCTCTTCGCCTTCGTGGGCATCGTGATGCTCGTGGGCATCGTGAAGAAGAACGCGATCATGATGATCGACTTCGCGCTGGAACGTCAGCGCGACGAGGGCGTGGCGCCGTTCGACGCCATCTATGAAGCGTGCCGCGTGCGTTTTCGCCCCATCATGATGACGACGGCCGCGGCGTTCGCGGGCACCCTGCCGATCGCCCTCGGTATCGGCGCGGGCGCGGAGACCCGTCGTTCGTTGGGTCTTGCCGTGGTCGGCGGCCTGGTGGTGTCTCAGATCCTGACGCTCTACCTCACGCCGGTGATCTATCTGTACATGAACCGCCTGCAGGAGCGGATCGCGCCGAAGGCAGTGGGTGGGGAGCCGGTGGCGCATCACTGA
- a CDS encoding efflux RND transporter periplasmic adaptor subunit: MQRSPGKKFLLVIGLLLVAVAVTFVWRHTGQTKDAPTATAKTSPAGVPVTTAVATRGEIDLSLRIIGRAEAYSTVNVRSRVNGQIQKLAFTPGSHVKKGDLLAQVDPRPLQAALDAAKGNVARDQASLAKAEADLQRFESMLGKGFVSRADYDLYKANLGVARANLESDKAAVRAAQVQLDYTTITAPFDGVTGAPLAYPGATLSADTTDIVVLNEVDPIRVAFAVPEDSLAAVRIEARKGTLPVEAHIPGDTEGPLKGELEFIDNAVDATTGTIVLKGRFDNADGRLTPGQFAEVTLPTTRLPDAVSIPVVALQSSTAGAFVFVVKADHTVEQRSVTTGATSGSRVVIDKGLQGGEVVVTEGQMLLTDGARVRVDEA; the protein is encoded by the coding sequence ATGCAGCGATCCCCAGGGAAGAAGTTCCTCCTCGTCATCGGCCTCCTGCTCGTCGCGGTGGCCGTGACGTTCGTCTGGCGGCACACCGGTCAGACGAAGGATGCCCCGACAGCCACGGCCAAGACGTCCCCCGCGGGGGTGCCGGTCACCACGGCGGTCGCCACCCGTGGCGAAATCGACCTGTCGCTGAGGATCATCGGTCGTGCCGAGGCCTATTCCACGGTGAACGTGCGTTCGCGCGTCAACGGCCAGATCCAGAAGCTCGCCTTCACCCCCGGTAGCCACGTGAAGAAGGGCGACCTGCTCGCCCAGGTCGATCCGCGCCCCTTGCAGGCCGCGCTCGACGCGGCGAAAGGCAATGTCGCCCGCGACCAGGCCTCGCTCGCCAAGGCCGAGGCCGATCTCCAGCGTTTCGAGAGCATGCTCGGCAAGGGCTTCGTCAGCCGTGCCGACTACGACCTCTACAAGGCCAACCTCGGCGTGGCCCGGGCGAACCTCGAGAGCGACAAGGCGGCGGTTCGCGCGGCCCAGGTGCAACTGGACTACACCACCATCACCGCGCCGTTCGACGGCGTCACCGGGGCGCCGCTGGCCTATCCGGGCGCGACGCTGAGCGCGGACACCACCGACATCGTGGTGCTCAACGAGGTGGACCCGATCCGCGTGGCGTTCGCCGTGCCCGAGGACAGCCTCGCCGCCGTGCGCATCGAGGCGCGCAAGGGCACGCTACCCGTCGAGGCGCACATTCCCGGTGACACGGAGGGGCCGCTCAAGGGCGAGCTGGAATTCATCGACAACGCCGTGGACGCGACCACGGGCACCATCGTCCTGAAGGGCCGGTTCGACAACGCCGACGGCCGGCTCACGCCCGGCCAGTTCGCCGAGGTGACCCTGCCCACCACGCGCCTGCCCGACGCGGTGAGCATCCCCGTCGTGGCCTTGCAGAGCTCCACGGCCGGTGCGTTCGTCTTCGTGGTGAAGGCCGACCACACGGTCGAGCAGCGGTCCGTCACCACGGGCGCGACCTCGGGCAGCCGCGTGGTGATCGACAAGGGCCTGCAAGGTGGCGAGGTGGTGGTGACCGAAGGACAGATGCTGCTCACCGACGGTGCGCGCGTGCGCGTCGACGAGGCCTGA
- a CDS encoding MarR family winged helix-turn-helix transcriptional regulator, with translation MGRTRSITQKAMADQFKVEDISFAYLINDVTLLFRKHFDRRAVKFGLTRAQWRALKTLHRRPGMRQNELAEQLDMEPIAVGRVIDRLQAAGFVERRADPKDRRAWRLHDTEQARGVIDDMEDIARGLRLDAVGGIAAEDLQTTLDTLNRMKENLQALDGPCEES, from the coding sequence ATGGGGCGCACCAGAAGCATCACCCAGAAGGCCATGGCCGACCAGTTCAAAGTTGAAGACATCTCGTTCGCCTATTTGATCAACGACGTGACCTTGCTCTTCCGCAAGCACTTCGACCGTCGGGCGGTGAAGTTCGGCCTGACGCGTGCCCAGTGGCGGGCGCTGAAGACGCTGCATCGTCGCCCCGGCATGCGCCAGAACGAACTGGCCGAGCAACTGGACATGGAACCCATCGCCGTGGGGCGCGTCATCGATCGCCTGCAGGCCGCGGGCTTCGTCGAACGTCGCGCCGATCCCAAGGATCGCCGCGCCTGGCGCCTGCACGACACCGAGCAGGCGCGCGGTGTCATCGACGACATGGAAGACATCGCCCGGGGTCTGCGCCTGGACGCCGTGGGAGGAATCGCGGCGGAAGACCTCCAGACCACGCTGGACACGCTCAACCGCATGAAGGAAAACCTCCAGGCTCTCGACGGCCCCTGCGAAGAAAGCTGA
- a CDS encoding O-acetyl-ADP-ribose deacetylase: protein MRIEVTQADITTLAVDAIVNSANESLLGGGGVDGAIHRAAGPRLLAACRLLPETRPGVRCPTGEARITSGFDLPARFVIHTVGPVWRGGSHREPDLLAACYENCLNLAREQGVDSIAFPAISAGVYGYPLDEAARIAVDGIRRASWRPERVVFCTFGASATAAYEGLLR, encoded by the coding sequence ATGCGTATCGAAGTCACCCAAGCCGACATCACCACCTTGGCCGTGGATGCCATCGTCAACTCCGCCAACGAATCCCTGCTGGGCGGAGGCGGCGTGGACGGCGCCATCCACCGCGCCGCCGGGCCCAGGCTGCTGGCCGCCTGCCGCCTCCTGCCGGAAACGCGCCCGGGCGTGCGCTGCCCTACCGGCGAAGCCCGGATCACGTCCGGCTTCGACCTGCCCGCCCGTTTCGTCATCCATACCGTGGGGCCGGTGTGGCGGGGAGGATCGCATCGGGAACCCGACCTGCTGGCGGCGTGTTATGAGAATTGCCTCAATCTGGCCCGGGAACAGGGGGTCGACTCGATCGCGTTTCCGGCGATCAGCGCGGGGGTGTACGGGTATCCGCTGGATGAAGCGGCGCGGATCGCGGTGGATGGCATCCGCCGGGCTTCCTGGCGACCGGAGCGGGTGGTGTTCTGCACGTTCGGGGCCAGTGCGACGGCTGCCTATGAAGGGCTGCTTCGCTGA
- a CDS encoding BatD family protein, with amino-acid sequence MRGLRYPMMLALVWALAWPMLALAQAAPVASLDRSRIGMGETVTLNIEVGEGDADTPDLSPLSADFVVLGTSTNHSLSIVNGRREAHAILGIALRPRREGHLTVPSLVIGSQKTQPLELDVEAAGHDAPSNADAPVQLEAKVDPAQAYVGQQIDYTLRLYFTNLADGNLGDPTAEGAEVRRVGQDANYQTMRGNRRFNVVERHYAIFPQRAGTLDVQPPAFQGTVVDPNDMGAFFGSGSPVSAVAEKLRVEVRGRPAGAADGAWIPARALKLALDGLPADGKAVVGQPLTLTMRLDAVGMPYEALPALSLPKLDGADIYPDKAVTGGSTNGSWVTGRRQQSFAVVPTRAGTLHIPETTLHWWNVVTDKAEVATIPAHDLDVSPGSGAAGTKPAPPSASAPTAPSSAPPAVTATGHPWQWLFIGMALLWVLTLVAWWLASRRRPVVATTSLPVPPPLRDGPARDAFMQAAGQGDAASIERALLAWAKVHRPDVRSLGGLSVLLREGPQRDAIAMVQRARFGGGALQGITLKDAFANGFDWMSVASGGEDVLPPLYPR; translated from the coding sequence ATGCGTGGTTTGCGGTACCCGATGATGCTCGCCCTCGTCTGGGCGCTGGCGTGGCCCATGCTCGCACTGGCCCAGGCGGCGCCCGTCGCTTCGCTCGATCGCAGCCGCATCGGCATGGGCGAGACGGTGACGCTCAATATCGAGGTGGGCGAGGGCGATGCCGATACACCCGACCTGTCGCCGTTGTCGGCCGACTTCGTCGTGCTGGGTACGTCGACCAACCACTCGCTGAGCATCGTCAACGGGCGCCGTGAAGCGCATGCGATCCTCGGCATCGCGCTGCGTCCGCGGCGCGAAGGCCATCTCACCGTGCCCTCGCTCGTGATCGGATCGCAGAAGACGCAGCCGCTCGAACTGGACGTCGAAGCGGCCGGGCACGACGCTCCGTCGAATGCCGATGCACCGGTTCAGCTCGAGGCGAAGGTCGACCCCGCGCAGGCCTATGTGGGCCAGCAGATCGACTACACGTTGCGCCTGTATTTCACCAATCTCGCGGACGGCAATCTCGGCGACCCCACGGCCGAAGGCGCCGAGGTGCGTCGTGTCGGCCAGGATGCCAACTACCAGACGATGCGCGGCAACCGGCGTTTCAACGTCGTGGAACGCCATTACGCGATCTTTCCCCAGCGAGCGGGCACGCTCGATGTCCAGCCGCCCGCGTTCCAGGGCACCGTGGTCGATCCCAACGACATGGGCGCCTTCTTCGGTTCGGGCTCGCCCGTCAGTGCCGTGGCCGAGAAGCTTCGGGTGGAGGTACGCGGGCGCCCCGCCGGTGCGGCGGACGGCGCATGGATTCCGGCGCGCGCGCTGAAACTCGCCCTCGACGGCCTGCCTGCCGACGGCAAGGCCGTGGTCGGCCAGCCCCTCACGCTCACCATGCGGCTGGACGCCGTCGGCATGCCCTACGAGGCCTTGCCGGCGCTTTCCCTGCCGAAGCTCGATGGCGCCGACATCTACCCGGACAAGGCCGTCACGGGCGGGAGCACGAACGGTTCCTGGGTAACGGGACGGCGCCAGCAAAGCTTCGCCGTGGTGCCCACGCGGGCCGGCACGCTGCACATTCCCGAAACCACGTTGCACTGGTGGAACGTGGTGACCGACAAGGCCGAGGTCGCGACCATCCCGGCGCACGACCTCGACGTATCGCCCGGTAGCGGAGCGGCCGGGACGAAGCCCGCCCCGCCATCGGCATCGGCTCCGACTGCCCCGTCGTCCGCGCCACCCGCGGTGACCGCGACGGGCCATCCGTGGCAGTGGCTCTTCATCGGCATGGCGTTGCTCTGGGTGCTTACGCTGGTGGCCTGGTGGCTGGCCTCGCGTCGTCGGCCTGTCGTGGCGACGACTTCGCTGCCGGTGCCGCCGCCGCTTCGCGACGGTCCCGCACGCGACGCCTTCATGCAGGCGGCCGGGCAGGGCGATGCCGCGTCGATCGAACGTGCCCTGCTCGCCTGGGCGAAGGTCCATCGTCCGGACGTCCGTTCGTTGGGTGGCTTGTCGGTGCTATTGCGTGAAGGGCCGCAACGCGACGCCATCGCGATGGTGCAGCGTGCTCGTTTCGGCGGCGGGGCGTTGCAGGGCATTACCCTTAAAGACGCCTTTGCCAACGGCTTCGACTGGATGTCCGTGGCGAGCGGAGGGGAAGACGTATTGCCACCGCTTTATCCCCGATGA
- a CDS encoding tetratricopeptide repeat protein, whose translation MNGLLANFHFIQPGWLWLLLAVPVAAWLLSRRQPGARVLARLADPALLPHLLDGAPASTRAPAFALAAAGILAVLALAGPTWNRQTQQLFAERSAQVVVVSMSQHMLSHDVVPDRLSRARYKVRKLYEANAGGLNALVAYTGEAFTVAPLTTDAHSVDDLLNALSPDTMPVEGDDAGKAIDLAADLIRRADLHGGSIVLVTDRVDADAAAAARRARAAGDRVSVLGIGTSRGGPITSPDGGFIKDAQGAIVMAPRDDASLSSLADAGGGRYVPVANDASDVSSLSAMLHDEGAGNAVSGATSGQWQDRGAWLLLPLLPLVALAFRRGWLIVFVLALLPLRPAHADGLADLFRTRDQQAAHALAKGDAAAAQSLANSASLRGAAAYRAGDYAAAAAALQEGKDADSQYNLGNALAKQQRYEEAIAAYDRALKTNPGDADAAANRKAVEDFLKQQKQNKNDDSKNGQGGKQGDKDPSKRQQGQQGSQGGQDKDAQNQGKDGQSSGDAGGNEGQPQQGDPSKAGEGEGKDAGQRQGKGESPQGDAATKSQAERAQAERAQSALKQQMDAALGKDGKAQDKKDDGSHDLGTMSAEDASSKLPADVRRSLMRVPDDPGGLLRRKFMLEYQRRHGAEPEE comes from the coding sequence ATGAACGGGTTGCTGGCGAACTTCCATTTCATCCAGCCAGGTTGGCTGTGGCTGCTGCTGGCGGTACCGGTGGCGGCATGGCTGCTGTCGCGGCGACAGCCCGGCGCGCGCGTACTCGCGCGGCTCGCCGATCCCGCCCTGCTGCCGCACCTGCTCGACGGCGCGCCGGCGTCGACGCGCGCTCCCGCGTTCGCCCTCGCCGCCGCCGGCATCCTCGCCGTGCTCGCCCTGGCGGGGCCCACGTGGAACCGGCAGACGCAGCAGCTGTTCGCCGAGCGCAGCGCGCAGGTGGTGGTGGTATCGATGTCGCAACACATGCTCTCCCACGACGTCGTGCCCGATCGTCTCAGTCGTGCGCGCTACAAGGTGCGCAAACTCTACGAGGCGAATGCGGGCGGCCTCAACGCGCTCGTCGCCTACACCGGCGAAGCCTTTACCGTCGCGCCGCTCACCACCGACGCCCACAGCGTCGACGACCTGCTCAACGCGCTCTCGCCGGACACCATGCCGGTCGAGGGCGACGACGCGGGCAAGGCGATCGACCTCGCCGCCGACCTCATCCGCCGGGCCGACCTGCATGGCGGCTCCATCGTGCTGGTGACCGACCGGGTGGATGCCGATGCCGCCGCGGCCGCACGGCGCGCACGCGCCGCGGGCGATCGCGTGTCGGTGCTCGGCATCGGCACCTCGCGCGGCGGTCCGATCACCAGCCCGGACGGCGGCTTCATCAAGGATGCGCAGGGGGCCATCGTGATGGCGCCGCGCGACGACGCATCCCTCTCGTCGCTCGCCGACGCCGGTGGCGGACGCTATGTGCCGGTGGCGAACGATGCCTCCGATGTCTCCTCGCTGTCGGCGATGCTGCACGACGAAGGCGCCGGCAACGCGGTCTCGGGTGCCACGTCGGGACAATGGCAGGATCGCGGTGCGTGGTTGCTGCTGCCGTTGCTGCCGCTCGTCGCGCTGGCGTTCCGGCGTGGCTGGCTCATCGTGTTCGTGTTGGCCCTTTTGCCGCTGCGCCCCGCGCACGCCGACGGCCTGGCCGACCTTTTCCGTACGCGCGACCAGCAGGCCGCGCACGCGCTGGCCAAGGGCGATGCGGCGGCAGCCCAGTCGCTCGCGAACAGCGCCTCGTTGCGCGGTGCCGCCGCGTATCGCGCCGGCGATTACGCCGCCGCGGCCGCCGCGTTGCAGGAGGGCAAGGACGCCGATTCGCAATACAACCTCGGCAACGCGTTGGCGAAACAGCAGCGCTACGAGGAAGCGATCGCCGCTTACGACCGTGCGCTGAAAACGAATCCCGGCGATGCCGATGCGGCTGCCAATCGCAAGGCCGTCGAGGACTTCCTCAAGCAGCAGAAGCAGAACAAGAACGACGACTCGAAGAACGGCCAGGGCGGCAAGCAGGGCGACAAGGATCCCTCCAAACGCCAGCAGGGCCAGCAGGGTTCGCAAGGCGGCCAGGACAAGGATGCGCAGAATCAGGGCAAGGACGGCCAGTCGTCCGGCGACGCGGGTGGCAACGAGGGCCAGCCCCAACAGGGCGATCCGTCGAAGGCCGGCGAGGGCGAAGGCAAGGACGCCGGTCAACGACAGGGCAAGGGCGAATCGCCGCAGGGTGATGCCGCCACGAAGTCGCAGGCGGAACGCGCGCAGGCCGAGCGTGCGCAATCGGCGCTCAAGCAGCAGATGGACGCCGCGCTGGGCAAGGACGGCAAGGCACAGGACAAGAAAGACGACGGCAGCCACGACCTCGGCACCATGTCGGCGGAAGATGCGTCGTCGAAGCTGCCCGCCGACGTGCGTCGTTCACTCATGCGCGTTCCGGACGATCCGGGTGGCCTGCTGCGGAGGAAATTCATGCTCGAGTACCAGCGTCGGCACGGCGCGGAGCCGGAGGAATGA